In Malus sylvestris chromosome 15, drMalSylv7.2, whole genome shotgun sequence, a single genomic region encodes these proteins:
- the LOC126604408 gene encoding uncharacterized protein LOC126604408, which translates to MSVTAGVSDTVIAVRDKLRGKIGQTKVKRYWPGKAPEWADDADEDGEFKMSKAAAFPTHDSDVVRKDDPRLRRLAESRIDNREDVRADHRRIRQAEIVSTIEEEARRQEGLEAEEEDADAQEERRRKIRERLLQREQEEEELLPSEDEEEVQEEEEEESEYDTDSDEELTGMVMLKPVFVPKSERDTIAERERLEAEERALEESRKKKLEERKRETKQIVVEEIRKDEEIQKGLELEANIEDIDTDDELNEAEEYEAWKAREIARIKRDREDREAMLKEKEEIERVRNMTEEERREWERKNPRPAPRPKQKWRFMQKYYHKGAFFQSEADDYAATAGTDGIYARDVSSPTGEDKMDKTILPKVMQVKHFGRSGRTKWTHLVNEDTTDWNNPWTYNDPLRAKYNAKMAGMNAPISKPKGSKKLKDWECR; encoded by the exons ATGTCGGTAACAGCAGGTGTAAGCGATACAGTTATTGCAGTAAGGGATAAGCTCAGAGGTAAAATTGGGCAAACTAAGGTTAAAAGGTATTGGCCTGGAAAAGCTCCCGAGTGGGCAGATGATGCCGACGAAGATGGGGAGTTTAAGATGTCCAAGGCAGCTGCTTTTCCCACTCACGATTCTGACGTTGTTAGGAAAGATGATCCTAGACTGCGTCGTTTGGCTGAGAGCAGGATAGATAATCGTGAGGATGTTAGAGCTGACCATAGGCGTATTCGGCAAGCTGAGATTGTTTCAACAATTGAAGAGGAGGCCAGGAGGCAGGAAGGATTGGAAGCAGAGGAAGAGGACGCAGATGCccaggaagaaagaagaagaaagattagGGAGAGGTTGCTTCAGAgggagcaagaagaagaagaactacTTCCCTCAGAAGATGAGGAAGAGGTacaggaagaggaggaagaggaatcTGAGTACGATACTGACTCGGACGAAGAGCTTACTGGTATGGTGATGCTAAAGCCTGTCTTTGTCCCCAAGTCGGAGAGAGATACTATTGCTGAGCGTGAGCGACTTGAGGCTGAAGAACGGGCCCTTGAGGAATCAAGGAAGAAGAAATTGgaggaaaggaagagagagacaaAGCAGATTGTGGTTGAGGAGATTCGGAAGGATGAAGAGATTCAGAAGGGTTTGGAATTGGAAGCAAATATTGAAGATATTGATACTGATGATGAACTAAACGAGGCAGAGGAGTATGAAGCTTGGAAGGCAAGAGAGATTGCCCGAATCAAAAGGGATAGGGAGGATAGGGAAGCAATGttaaaggaaaaggaagagatTGAAAGGGTCAGAAACATGACAGAGGAAGAGAGGAGGGAGTGGGAGAGAAAGAATCCAAGACCTGCACCACGACCAAAGCAGAAGTGGAGGTTCATGCAGAAATATTACCACAAAGGTGCTTTCTTCCAGTCAGAAGCTGATGACTATGCGGCAACGGCTGGAACAGATGGAATTTACGCACGTGATGTCTCTTCCCCTACTGGAGAAGACAAGATGGACAAAACAATATTGCCCAAGGTCATGCAGGTCAAACATTTTGGTCGTAGTGGAAGGACGAAATGGACCCATCTTGTCAATGAGGATACCACTGACTGGAACAATCC GTGGACATACAACGATCCTCTTCGGGCAAAGTATAATGCTAAAATGGCAGGAATGAATGCACCTATTTCAAAACCCAAAGGAAGCAAGAAATTGAAGGACTGGGAGTGTCGTTGA